CGCTGCGGCGCGGCGCGCCGCATCCACCTCATCCTTGCAAGACCCCTTATCGAAGGCCCGCGCGTCGTGACCGTTCTCAATTCCTATCGCACCGGCCCCGATCACCGCGGCCATTTCGGCATCCATGGCGGCCGCTTCGTCGCGGAGACGCTGATGCCGCTCATCCTGGAGCTGGAGCAGGCCTATGAGGCCGCCAGGGTCGATCCCGCCTATCACGCGGAGATGGCCGGCTACCTCACCCATTACGTGGGCCGCCCCTCGCCGCTCTATTTCGCCGAGCGCCTCACCAACCATCTCGGCGGCGCCAAGATCTACCTGAAGCGCGAGGAGCTGAACCACACCGGCTCCCACAAGGTGAACAACGTGCTCGGCCAGATCCTGCTCGCCCGCCGCATGGGCAAGGAGCGGGTGATCGCCGAGACCGGCGCCGGCCAGCACGGCGTCGCCACCGCCACCATGTGCGCCCGCTTCGGCCTGAAGTGCGTCGTCTATATGGGCGCGGTGGACGTGGAGCGGCAGGCCCCCAACGTGTTCCGCATGAAGATGCTGGGTGCGGAGGTGGTGCCCGTGCAGTCCGGTTCGCGCACCCTCAAGGACGCCATGAATGAGGCGCTCCGCGACTGGGTGACCAACGTCCACGACACCTTCTACTGCATCGGCACGGTGGCCGGCCCGCACCCATACCCGGCCATGGTGCGCGACTTCCAGTCCATCATCGGCCGCGAGACCCGCGAGCAGATGCTGGAGATGGAAGGGCGCCTGCCCGACAGCCTCTTCGCCTGCGTCGGCGGCGGGTCGAACGCGATGGGCCTGTTCCACCCCTTCCTCGATGATCCGGGCGTCGCGATCTACGGCGTCGAGGCGGCGGGTCGTGGCATCGACACGCACGAGCATGCGGCCTCCATCGCCGGCGGGCGCCCGGGC
The nucleotide sequence above comes from Xanthobacter flavus. Encoded proteins:
- the trpB gene encoding tryptophan synthase subunit beta, whose protein sequence is MTVLNSYRTGPDHRGHFGIHGGRFVAETLMPLILELEQAYEAARVDPAYHAEMAGYLTHYVGRPSPLYFAERLTNHLGGAKIYLKREELNHTGSHKVNNVLGQILLARRMGKERVIAETGAGQHGVATATMCARFGLKCVVYMGAVDVERQAPNVFRMKMLGAEVVPVQSGSRTLKDAMNEALRDWVTNVHDTFYCIGTVAGPHPYPAMVRDFQSIIGRETREQMLEMEGRLPDSLFACVGGGSNAMGLFHPFLDDPGVAIYGVEAAGRGIDTHEHAASIAGGRPGVLHGNRTYLLMDGDGQITEAHSISAGLDYPGIGPEHSWLNDVGRVTYLNCTDQEALDAFQVLTRLEGIIPALETAHAIAKVIEHAPKLPADHLMVVNLSGRGDKDVPQVAEILGTRLGA